One Engraulis encrasicolus isolate BLACKSEA-1 chromosome 5, IST_EnEncr_1.0, whole genome shotgun sequence DNA segment encodes these proteins:
- the tmem79b gene encoding transmembrane protein 79 isoform X1, whose amino-acid sequence MTDILPTHQGPTEKQPPEATAPPLAAEWQPEEGDGKQLKDANKGDPHTEGEEVMGYASMEPTTLQWPSDKEALMENERERGEGKEMDSRERASMRSDCASLQGGAGGGRESRTESEMELRMREKRKTADGWPDMTMETGPGGERERDGGMELKARQKGSHLEIEMDEVNSMPEEAARVFRPNGMHHGGGGGVPESPREWEDERSPFMGAHGAPANGYYQDWEPEEPMKPGCAGCGRDAWKVFASLCMGALFFPFMVWGGYVFLPFDAPLLETAALRLVYTLRCSVFGVVPIVLGLLVLGISRLRFGALRPHCEGVAEVKEVSVHRRFVDESVTLFVLYFTQLAVLAAYLNHDLLKLVPLLTIIFAMGRLCYWVAAALGSSVRAFGYALSFLPMLTMLVANMYFIFSLDAEGSLFAKEDRVVHESPSTYRQRFWG is encoded by the exons ATGACCGATATCCTGCCAACACATCAGGGGCCTACTGAGAAACAGCCCCCAGAAGCCACGGCGCCGCCCCTGGCCGCAGAGTGGCAACCCGAGGAGGGAGATGGCAAGCAGCTGAAAGATGCCAATAAGGGGGACCCCCATACTGAGGGGGAGGAGGTGATGGGGTACGCCAGCATGGAGCCCACTACCCTACAGTGGCCCTCGGACAAGGAGGCCCTCATGGAGAACGAGCGAGAGAGGGGCGAGGGGAAGGAGATGGACAGCAGGGAGAGGGCCAGCATGCGCTCCGACTGCGCGTCACTTCAAG GAGGCGCAGGAGGAGGCCGGGAGAGCCGGACGGAGAGCGAGATGGAGCTGCGGATGCGGGAGAAGAGGAAGACGGCCGACGGATGGCCGGATATGACGATGGAGACGGGGccggggggggagagggagagggacggggGCATGGAACTGAAGGCGCGCCAGAAGGGCTCCCACCTGGAGATCGAGATGGACGAGGTCAACTCCATGCCAGAGGAGGCAGCGCGGGTCTTTAG GCCCAACGGGATGCACCACGGGGGCGGTGGCGGCGTGCCTGAGTCGCCCAGGGAGTGGGAGGACGAGAGGAGCCCCTTCATGGGGGCGCACGGGGCCCCCGCCAACGGATACTACCAGGACTGGGAACCGGAGGAGCCAATGAAAC CGGGCTGTGCGGGCTGCGGTCGCGACGCGTGGAAAGTCTTCGCCTCCTTGTGCATGGGGGCGCTGTTCTTCCCGTTCATGGTGTGGGGGGGCTACGTCTTCCTGCCCTTCGACGCCCCCCTCCTGGAGACGGCCGCCCTCAGGCTGGTCTACACGCTGCGCTGCTCCGTGTTTGGGGTCGTGCCCATAGTGCTTG GACTGCTGGTGCTGGGGATCTCGCGGTTGCGATTCGGTGCCCTGCGGCCGCACTGCGAGGGCGTGGCCGAGGTGAAGGAGGTGAGCGTGCACCGGCGCTTCGTGGACGAGTCGGTGACCTTGTTTGTCCTCTACTTCACCCAGCTGGCGGTGCTGGCGGCGTACCTCAACCACGACCTGCTCAAACTGGTCCCCTTGCTCACCATCATCTTCGCCATGGGCAG GCTCTGCTACTGGGTGGCCGCAGCGTTGGGCAGCAGCGTGCGGGCGTTCGGCTACGCCCTGTCCTTCCTGCCCATGCTCACCATGCTGGTGGCCAACATGTACTTCATCTTCTCCCTGGACGCCGAGGGCAGCCTCTTCGCCAAGGAGGACCGCGTCGTCCACGAATCCCCTTCCACATACCGACAACGATTTTGGGGTTGA
- the tmem79b gene encoding transmembrane protein 79 isoform X2, which translates to MTDILPTHQGPTEKQPPEATAPPLAAEWQPEEGDGKQLKDANKGDPHTEGEEVMGYASMEPTTLQWPSDKEALMENERERGEGKEMDSRERASMRSDCASLQGGAGGGRESRTESEMELRMREKRKTADGWPDMTMETGPGGERERDGGMELKARQKGSHLEIEMDEVNSMPEEAARVFRPNGMHHGGGGGVPESPREWEDERSPFMGAHGAPANGYYQDWEPEEPMKPGCAGCGRDAWKVFASLCMGALFFPFMVWGGYVFLPFDAPLLETAALRLVYTLRCSVFGVVPIVLGLLVLGISRLRFGALRPHCEGVAEVKEVSVHRRFVDESVTLFVLYFTQLAVLAAYLNHDLLKLVPLLTIIFAMGRLCY; encoded by the exons ATGACCGATATCCTGCCAACACATCAGGGGCCTACTGAGAAACAGCCCCCAGAAGCCACGGCGCCGCCCCTGGCCGCAGAGTGGCAACCCGAGGAGGGAGATGGCAAGCAGCTGAAAGATGCCAATAAGGGGGACCCCCATACTGAGGGGGAGGAGGTGATGGGGTACGCCAGCATGGAGCCCACTACCCTACAGTGGCCCTCGGACAAGGAGGCCCTCATGGAGAACGAGCGAGAGAGGGGCGAGGGGAAGGAGATGGACAGCAGGGAGAGGGCCAGCATGCGCTCCGACTGCGCGTCACTTCAAG GAGGCGCAGGAGGAGGCCGGGAGAGCCGGACGGAGAGCGAGATGGAGCTGCGGATGCGGGAGAAGAGGAAGACGGCCGACGGATGGCCGGATATGACGATGGAGACGGGGccggggggggagagggagagggacggggGCATGGAACTGAAGGCGCGCCAGAAGGGCTCCCACCTGGAGATCGAGATGGACGAGGTCAACTCCATGCCAGAGGAGGCAGCGCGGGTCTTTAG GCCCAACGGGATGCACCACGGGGGCGGTGGCGGCGTGCCTGAGTCGCCCAGGGAGTGGGAGGACGAGAGGAGCCCCTTCATGGGGGCGCACGGGGCCCCCGCCAACGGATACTACCAGGACTGGGAACCGGAGGAGCCAATGAAAC CGGGCTGTGCGGGCTGCGGTCGCGACGCGTGGAAAGTCTTCGCCTCCTTGTGCATGGGGGCGCTGTTCTTCCCGTTCATGGTGTGGGGGGGCTACGTCTTCCTGCCCTTCGACGCCCCCCTCCTGGAGACGGCCGCCCTCAGGCTGGTCTACACGCTGCGCTGCTCCGTGTTTGGGGTCGTGCCCATAGTGCTTG GACTGCTGGTGCTGGGGATCTCGCGGTTGCGATTCGGTGCCCTGCGGCCGCACTGCGAGGGCGTGGCCGAGGTGAAGGAGGTGAGCGTGCACCGGCGCTTCGTGGACGAGTCGGTGACCTTGTTTGTCCTCTACTTCACCCAGCTGGCGGTGCTGGCGGCGTACCTCAACCACGACCTGCTCAAACTGGTCCCCTTGCTCACCATCATCTTCGCCATGGGCAG GCTCTGCTACTGA